A window from Microbacterium ginsengiterrae encodes these proteins:
- a CDS encoding GNAT family N-acetyltransferase — MPVQLTQPEVDDLPRVIEVLRQWQYEGAPMQLHPGDVGWFWRFGATEASRAVRTWSGGKQILAIGLLDGPGLVRLTVAPHARRDEQLARQVVDDLTRPESGVLSAGKANVEVPSDAMVHELLAEEGWDTDEPWTPLRRDLTAPVPDPGVRIEEVRQENAQTRVDVQRASFDASSFTAARWNAMATAPAYADARCLLAFDDRGNAVAAVTVWSAGVGKPGLIEPMGVHHRYRGQGYGRAITLAAAAKLRQLGSSSAIVCTPSANIGAVATYRSAGMEARAEIHDRYRNR; from the coding sequence ATGCCTGTACAGCTGACCCAGCCGGAGGTCGACGATCTCCCTCGCGTCATCGAAGTGCTGCGACAGTGGCAGTACGAGGGCGCGCCGATGCAGCTGCATCCAGGGGACGTGGGGTGGTTCTGGCGATTCGGCGCCACAGAGGCATCGCGCGCCGTTCGGACGTGGAGCGGCGGGAAGCAGATTCTCGCCATCGGTTTGCTCGACGGGCCAGGCCTCGTGCGACTGACTGTCGCGCCGCACGCGCGGCGTGACGAACAGCTGGCACGACAAGTCGTAGATGACCTGACCCGGCCTGAGAGCGGCGTCCTGAGCGCGGGCAAGGCGAACGTCGAGGTGCCGTCGGACGCGATGGTACACGAACTGCTCGCCGAGGAGGGTTGGGACACCGATGAGCCATGGACGCCGCTCCGCCGCGACCTCACGGCGCCGGTCCCAGACCCAGGCGTGCGTATCGAGGAGGTGAGACAGGAGAACGCCCAGACTCGCGTGGACGTACAGAGGGCTTCGTTCGACGCTTCGTCTTTCACAGCCGCGCGTTGGAACGCCATGGCGACGGCGCCCGCGTACGCCGATGCACGTTGTCTGCTCGCCTTCGATGACAGGGGCAATGCGGTGGCGGCAGTCACGGTCTGGTCTGCAGGAGTGGGCAAGCCGGGGCTGATCGAACCCATGGGGGTTCATCACCGCTATCGCGGCCAGGGTTATGGAAGGGCGATTACGCTGGCGGCCGCTGCGAAGCTTCGGCAACTCGGATCGTCGAGTGCGATCGTCTGCACTCCCAGCGCCAATATCGGAGCGGTTGCGACGTACCGGTCTGCCGGCATGGAAGCCCGCGCTGAGATTCATGATCGATACCGGAACCGCTAG
- a CDS encoding ABC transporter permease yields MNALPALIRSEATLLSRNPTAIFMALLFPTALLLLQGLVIPGTGEALGGDDPAFAQLRAIDLFIPIALTVALGSVTLTNFPSAIGGYREKGVLRRLATTPVGPQRVLIAQVILSGVSLVLGAAIAVAASVMLLDAQPPRSVFFVVGIFALAAVQMLCIGSLIAARASTAQNANGIGMLIFFGCLFTAGVWTPGPLMAEPLRQISGYTPLGAASQSLTAAWYGHPMSLVPIAVMVVWTVPMLLIAMRTFRWR; encoded by the coding sequence TTGAACGCGCTCCCTGCACTGATCCGCAGCGAAGCAACCTTGTTGAGCCGCAATCCGACGGCGATCTTCATGGCGCTGCTCTTCCCGACCGCCCTCCTCCTTTTGCAAGGACTCGTCATACCCGGTACCGGCGAAGCCCTCGGAGGAGACGACCCGGCCTTCGCGCAGCTCCGCGCGATCGACCTGTTCATTCCGATCGCGCTGACCGTCGCGCTCGGCAGCGTCACACTCACCAACTTCCCGTCAGCGATCGGGGGATATCGCGAGAAGGGCGTACTTCGACGACTTGCCACCACCCCGGTCGGCCCCCAGCGGGTGCTCATCGCACAAGTGATCCTCAGCGGTGTCTCCCTCGTGCTGGGAGCGGCGATCGCCGTCGCAGCGTCCGTCATGCTCTTGGATGCTCAACCGCCGCGATCGGTGTTCTTCGTCGTCGGGATATTCGCCCTCGCCGCCGTGCAGATGCTCTGCATCGGATCGCTGATCGCCGCGCGCGCCAGTACCGCACAGAACGCGAACGGAATCGGCATGCTCATCTTCTTCGGATGCCTGTTCACCGCAGGTGTGTGGACGCCAGGGCCACTGATGGCGGAGCCCCTGCGGCAGATCTCCGGTTACACCCCTCTCGGAGCAGCCTCGCAGTCACTCACCGCCGCCTGGTACGGGCACCCGATGTCACTCGTTCCGATCGCCGTCATGGTGGTATGGACGGTTCCTATGCTCCTCATAGCGATGCGGACCTTCCGGTGGAGGTGA